The following proteins are co-located in the Diorhabda carinulata isolate Delta chromosome 4, icDioCari1.1, whole genome shotgun sequence genome:
- the LOC130892906 gene encoding uncharacterized protein LOC130892906 isoform X1, producing MDCKGLVTKVDSFYGYFEVDDKYRIYLCLLKNSNDEIKLPQLYSMSESKKLHKSLNTFVACSSSTVMSKSKNITKSNYFTNLIKTNKLGAADVFIVDRALRIFEKNFSFENDITGKKVFSNLVETIIELNVSPGEIHNQRCLNKCLTNFSISSINSCKHVEINSSKYNDFPPWSFGVHKKPKTDNYLFGFVYVDPQYGFLMLKDNFHKIVCIFHGNEDIVENSFVLIKNYKIISEIYKEKKIPNLEYLLAHSEDVIIVHNNKKHLEMYGHVLPKKFKYTMDFIIIRKSTLCVGYSKTPETYLQIKIIKKKDDKIEDTIFLTLPSQYTIIVLHLKEGFKYRLHHNEPLREELNTELYSIEKLKNLTINEKDAYFEELEISDNELCTPVLKITDCKEYLSKNSNLFSFEGVIEQRGFVKNLSQKLLRTSLYGFSTPGKETHTLKFGYQENGNDSNVTVYLNDWLNRLMPLGLIPQMRVKLKHVQPKSTYIKSTIFTSIEIMSYDQTVDFHTANLFENHEIDWGPPYFLSKGNYIPQGVIVWSKVYNFHILELKMSNSCKECDIIVERSGKCSYCGRNETLFKFFMIMHVNDVFGISRIIVKDAKFLRIVLNLTEAQFSVWLEAFKSIGEFSFNIHEKNMQFSQMFDMNNFENVLSQYITTFNNSLSDNVELKCRKLVPKKNTKNVYPNWYYLDARRS from the exons atGGATTGTAAG GGTTTAGTAACTAAAGTTGATTCGTTTTATGGTTATTTTGAAGTTGACGATAAATACCGAATATATTTGTGCCTATTGAAAAACAGTAATGACGAAATTAAATTACCACAATTGTATTCAATGTCCGAATCAAAAAAGTTGCATAAATCATTAAATACTTTCGTAGCTTGTTCATCTTCTACTGTAATGagcaaatcaaaaaatattacaaagtcGAATTATTTTACGAATTTAATTAAAACGAATAAGTTAGGCGCTGCAGATGTATTTATAGTTGATCGAGCTTtacgaatatttgaaaaaaatttcagttttgaaaatgatataaccggtaaaaaagttttcagtaaCCTGGTTGAAACGATTATCGAATTGAATGTATCACCAGGCGAAATTCACAATCAACGttgtttgaataaatgtttaactaatttttcgatttcttctaTAAATTCTTGTAAACATGTCGAAATTAATTCTTCGAAATACAATGATTTTCCCCCTTGGTCGTTTGGAGTACATAAGAAACCAAAAACTGACAATTATCTTTTTGGATTCGTTTATGTCGATCCTCAATACGgttttttaatgttgaaagaTAATTTTCACAAGATCGTCTGTATTTTTCATGGTAACGAAGatattgtagaaaattcttttgttcttataaaaaattataaaattatttcggaaatatataaagaaaagaaaatacccaatttagaatatttattagCACATTCTGAGGATGTTATTATTGTACACAATAATAAAAAGCATTTAGAAATGTACGGACACGTTCTaccgaaaaaattcaaatacacaatggattttataattataaggAAAAGTACG CTATGCGTGGGATACAGCAAAACACCAGAAAcgtatttgcaaataaaaataataaagaaaaaagacgATAAAATTGAGGAcactatttttttaactttaccTTCTCAATATACTATAATTGTTTTACATTTGAAAGAAGGTTTCAAGTACAGACTTCATCACAATGAACCTTT gAGAGAAGAATTGAATACAGAACTTTATTCTATAGAAAAGCTAAAAAATTTAACGATTAATGAAAAAGATGCTTATTTCGAAGAGTTGGAAATATCTGATAACGAATTATGTACACccgttttaaaaataacagatTGCAAAGAgtatttatctaaaaattcgaACCTGTTCTCTTTCGAGGGGGTTATAGAGCAAAGGGGATTTGTTAAGAACCTTTCTCAAAAATTACTAAGAACGTCATTGTATGGTTTTTCAACACCAG GTAAAGAAACTCACACTTTAAAATTTGGTTACCAAGAAAATGGTAACGACTCGAACGTTACTGTATATTTAAATGATTGGTTAAATAGATTGATGCCATTGGGCTTGATACCACAAATGAGGGTGAAATTGAAACACGTCCAACCCAAATCGACttatataaaatcaacaatCTTCACTTCAATAGAAATTATGTCTTACGATCAAACTGTCGATTTTCATACAGCAAATCT cTTTGAAAATCACGAGATTGATTGGGGACCACCGTATTTTCTCAGTAAGGGAAATTATATACCTCAAGGTGTGATAGTTTGGTCGAAAGTTTATAACTTTCACATCCTCGAGTTAAAAATGAGTAATAGTTGTAAAGAATGTGATATTATTGTTGAACGTTCTGGTAAATGCAGTTACTGTGGCCGGAAcgaaactttatttaaatttttcatgat AATGCACGTAAATGATGTTTTCGGAATAAGCAGGATAATTGTGAAAGATGCAAAATTTTTGAGGATAGTGTTGAATCTAACAGAAGCACAATTTTCCGTATGGTTAGAAGCGTTTAAAAGTATCGGagaattttctttcaatatccATGAAAAGAACATGCAGTTTAGTCAA ATGTtcgatatgaataattttgaaaatgttttatcgCAATACATCACGACTTTCAACAATTCATTGTCGGACAACGTGGAGTTGAAATGTCGCAAATTGGTACcgaaaaagaatacaaaaaatgtttatccgAATTGGTACTACTTGGATGCTAGAAGAAGTTGA
- the LOC130892907 gene encoding uncharacterized protein LOC130892907, giving the protein MDKSQSASKTPPDGGWGWMVVCGAALINMVNQAMFANFGLIFGEYLKKIGGGHATGITLVLALSVVVTNCTGLIVGPLLKLLDIRTFTLIGIGFVGTGMIVSSFGTATWHIVIGYSVMTGFGLGLLASGTFLVINEYFTTKKSTAVGISMAGTSVGQMTMPPFIGMLLKKYDYSGTTLILGFVSYTGIIGAAFFKPVFCCKKWGPTEDVASIENASVKPTGDVPNEVNTVTKPEEEKLLKAPIVERKVSINDRNISNGDTTVSSNDNKPVSSGRKISNTERKISSAKGMIKSYSQGILKSHIEDNYNESAMELGNSHFKLNHEDKNHHWFRKIINTLGFDLLKDPIYVHIVVGLGLVYVSTVSFGAFFPIFLQDEADLTVFQTTTVMTCLSSADVLGRITASEICRRMKFSNRKFFMFGTVMLSLMRSVEILMPNYTSLMIVAFIVGYWRAVAVINQNLVISEYISKEKLPSAVGLNMVTKALLSLTVGQSLGLLKDLWSYGACIHTLNIMAIVVILLWSIEMFIRHVRKPKTTIIIDVKDEAVS; this is encoded by the exons atggataaatcacAAAGTGCTTCTAAAACGCCTCCTGACGGGGGATGGGGATGGATGGTAGTTTGTGGCGCTGCTCTTATCAAc atgGTGAATCAGGCGATGTTCGCCAACTTCGGACTGATTTTTGGGGAATACCTGAAAAAAATCGGAGGTGGTCACGCGACTGGAATCACTTTAGTGTTAGCTTTGAGCGTTGTAGTGACTAATTGTACGGGACTTATAGTAGGACCTCTACtgaaattattagatattaGGACTTTTACGTTGATCGGTATCGGTTTCGTGGGTACCGGTATGATCGTTTCCAGTTTTGGTACCGCCACTTGGCACATCGTTATCGGATACAGTGTAATGACAG GATTTGGTTTGGGACTTTTGGCTTCTGgtacatttttagttataaatgaGTATTTTACAACGAAAAAAAGTACAGCTGTAGGAATCTCAATGGCGGGGACTTCAGTAGGACAAATGACAATGCCACCTTTCATAGGAATGTTGTTGAAGAAATACGATTATAGTGGCACTACTCTTATTTTAGGTTTCGTAAGTTATACTGGCATCATCGGAGCCGCATTTTTCAAG CCGGTATTCTGTTGTAAAAAATGGGGTCCGACAGAGGACGTTGCGAGCATCGAAAACGCTTCCGTAAAACCTACAGGGGATGTTCCAAATGAAGTTAATACCGTAACTAAACCGGAAGAAGAGAAATTGTTGAAAGCTCCAATTGTTGAAAGAAAAGTTTCGATAAACGATCGGAATATTTCTAACGGCGATACCACCGTTTCGAGTAACGACAATAAACCTGTCAGCAGCGGAAGGAAAATCTCGAATACGGAACGTAAAATTTCATCGGCGAAAGGAATGATAAAATCTTATAGTCAAGGAATACTGAAAAGCCACATCGAAGATAATTATAACGAATCTGCTATGGAATTAGGAAATA GTCATTTCAAGCTGAATCATGAAGATAAAAATCACCACTGGTTCCGAAAAATCATCAATACCTTAGGTTTCGATTTACTAAAAGATCCTATCTATGTTCATATTGTAGTAGGTTTAGGTTTAGTTTACGTTTCGACCGTATCGTTCGGGgcattttttcctatatttttacAAGACGAAGCCGATTTGACGGTGTTTCAAACGACAACCGTGATGACTTGTCTATCATCGGCAGACGTATTAGGAAGGATCACCGCTTCGGAAATTTGCAGAAGAATGAAATTCAGTAACAGAAAATTCTTCATGTTCGGTACCGTAATGTTGTCGCTTATGCGTTCAG ttgaGATTTTGATGCCGAATTATACTTCTTTAATGATAGTTGCGTTTATTGTTGGTTATTGGCGAGCAGTCGCCGTGATAAATCAAAATTTGGTCATATCCGAGTATATTTCAAAAGAGAAATTACCATCTGCCGTTGGCCTTAATATGGTTACCAAAGCTTTATTATCATTAACGGTAGGACAAAGTTTGG gtTTGTTGAAGGATTTGTGGAGCTACGGTGCGTGTATTCACACGTTAAACATCATGGCGATAGTTGTCATATTGTTGTGGTCGATAGAAATGTTCATCAGACACGTGAGGAAACCGAAAACAACCATTATCATCGACGTTAAAGACGAAGCTGTCAGttaa
- the LOC130892906 gene encoding uncharacterized protein LOC130892906 isoform X2, whose product MDCKGLVTKVDSFYGYFEVDDKYRIYLCLLKNSNDEIKLPQLYSMSESKKLHKSLNTFVACSSSTVMSKSKNITKSNYFTNLIKTNKLGAADVFIVDRALRIFEKNFSFENDITGKKVFSNLVETIIELNVSPGEIHNQRCLNKCLTNFSISSINSCKHVEINSSKYNDFPPWSFGVHKKPKTDNYLFGFVYVDPQYGFLMLKDNFHKIVCIFHGNEDIVENSFVLIKNYKIISEIYKEKKIPNLEYLLAHSEDVIIVHNNKKHLEMYGHVLPKKFKYTMDFIIIRKSTLCVGYSKTPETYLQIKIIKKKDDKIEDTIFLTLPSQYTIIVLHLKEGFKYRLHHNEPLREELNTELYSIEKLKNLTINEKDAYFEELEISDNELCTPVLKITDCKEYLSKNSNLFSFEGVIEQRGFVKNLSQKLLRTSLYGFSTPGKETHTLKFGYQENGNDSNVTVYLNDWLNRLMPLGLIPQMRVKLKHVQPKSTYIKSTIFTSIEIMSYDQTVDFHTANLFENHEIDWGPPYFLSKGNYIPQGVIVWSKVYNFHILELKMSNSCKECDIIVERSGKCSYCGRNETLFKFFMICSI is encoded by the exons atGGATTGTAAG GGTTTAGTAACTAAAGTTGATTCGTTTTATGGTTATTTTGAAGTTGACGATAAATACCGAATATATTTGTGCCTATTGAAAAACAGTAATGACGAAATTAAATTACCACAATTGTATTCAATGTCCGAATCAAAAAAGTTGCATAAATCATTAAATACTTTCGTAGCTTGTTCATCTTCTACTGTAATGagcaaatcaaaaaatattacaaagtcGAATTATTTTACGAATTTAATTAAAACGAATAAGTTAGGCGCTGCAGATGTATTTATAGTTGATCGAGCTTtacgaatatttgaaaaaaatttcagttttgaaaatgatataaccggtaaaaaagttttcagtaaCCTGGTTGAAACGATTATCGAATTGAATGTATCACCAGGCGAAATTCACAATCAACGttgtttgaataaatgtttaactaatttttcgatttcttctaTAAATTCTTGTAAACATGTCGAAATTAATTCTTCGAAATACAATGATTTTCCCCCTTGGTCGTTTGGAGTACATAAGAAACCAAAAACTGACAATTATCTTTTTGGATTCGTTTATGTCGATCCTCAATACGgttttttaatgttgaaagaTAATTTTCACAAGATCGTCTGTATTTTTCATGGTAACGAAGatattgtagaaaattcttttgttcttataaaaaattataaaattatttcggaaatatataaagaaaagaaaatacccaatttagaatatttattagCACATTCTGAGGATGTTATTATTGTACACAATAATAAAAAGCATTTAGAAATGTACGGACACGTTCTaccgaaaaaattcaaatacacaatggattttataattataaggAAAAGTACG CTATGCGTGGGATACAGCAAAACACCAGAAAcgtatttgcaaataaaaataataaagaaaaaagacgATAAAATTGAGGAcactatttttttaactttaccTTCTCAATATACTATAATTGTTTTACATTTGAAAGAAGGTTTCAAGTACAGACTTCATCACAATGAACCTTT gAGAGAAGAATTGAATACAGAACTTTATTCTATAGAAAAGCTAAAAAATTTAACGATTAATGAAAAAGATGCTTATTTCGAAGAGTTGGAAATATCTGATAACGAATTATGTACACccgttttaaaaataacagatTGCAAAGAgtatttatctaaaaattcgaACCTGTTCTCTTTCGAGGGGGTTATAGAGCAAAGGGGATTTGTTAAGAACCTTTCTCAAAAATTACTAAGAACGTCATTGTATGGTTTTTCAACACCAG GTAAAGAAACTCACACTTTAAAATTTGGTTACCAAGAAAATGGTAACGACTCGAACGTTACTGTATATTTAAATGATTGGTTAAATAGATTGATGCCATTGGGCTTGATACCACAAATGAGGGTGAAATTGAAACACGTCCAACCCAAATCGACttatataaaatcaacaatCTTCACTTCAATAGAAATTATGTCTTACGATCAAACTGTCGATTTTCATACAGCAAATCT cTTTGAAAATCACGAGATTGATTGGGGACCACCGTATTTTCTCAGTAAGGGAAATTATATACCTCAAGGTGTGATAGTTTGGTCGAAAGTTTATAACTTTCACATCCTCGAGTTAAAAATGAGTAATAGTTGTAAAGAATGTGATATTATTGTTGAACGTTCTGGTAAATGCAGTTACTGTGGCCGGAAcgaaactttatttaaatttttcatgat ATGTtcgatatga